The DNA region ACTAGGCGTTGTGAAATAAAAGCACGCATATTCAACGATAGATCAGATAGCAACTGCTGGCGACGTTCTTCTGGGAAGAAATTAATAATACGACCAAAGGCCTGGTTAGCACTATTAGCGTGCAATGTTGATAATACAAGGTGACCCGTTTCAGCAAAAGCGATGGCGTGCTCCATGGTTTCGCGATCACGAATTTCACCAATGAGAATAACGTCCGGCGCTTGGCGTAAGGTATTTTTCAGTGCATCGGCGTAGCTATTGGTATCAAAGCCGATTTCACGCTGATTAATAATCGATTTTTTGTGACTGTGAACAAACTCGATAGGGTCTTCAATGGTGATAATGTGGCCACCGCTATTGGTGTTTCGGTAATCAATGAGCGAGGCCAGAGACGTTGATTTACCGGATCCTGTGCCCCCGACAAACAGAATCAGGCCACGTTTTTCCATGATTTGCTTCTTCAGTATCTGCGGCAAACCTAGGCTTTCAATGCTGGGGATAACTGTATTGATGGAGCGTACCACCATGCCGACTTCATGGCGTTGCTGAAAGATATTGACACGAAAGCGACCGGTACCGTGTTCGGATACTGCCAAGTTCATTTCAGGCGCTTGTGCAAACGATGCTTGTTGCTCTTCATTCATTAAGGCCATTGCCATGGCTTTAACCCGACCTGGTGGCAAGGGTGAGCTTTCTATAGGCGTTAATACCCCCTGTGTTTTAATACTGGGGTACGCACCTGTGGTTAAATACAGATCGGAGCCTTCTTTGAGAACCAATATTTTGAGATAATCTTTAAATTCCATGGATATGTGCACCGGATCGATTGTGGAAAGTCTGTGACTGAGGTTATCGGCGGCTTTTTGCTCGGGCTTTAATCGAGGCTTTTATTAAAAACACTAAAACTATCTGCCTGATACAGGTAAAATATACGGATTTGAGCGCCAGAACTTGAAACCCATCGCAAAATGGGCGGCTAGTTTGTCGTGCTGTGTCATCAATAGCTTGTCCCGGTATACAGAATGGGCAAGCAGAACCCAGGAAATGATCCATGATGGATGATCGTGACGGCGTCATTTGGTTTGACGGCGAGCTGGTACCTTGGCGTGATGCCAAGATACATGTTTTAACGCATACCCTGCATTATGGTTTAGGAGTGTTTGAAGGCCTGCGCGCCTATAAAACAGGGAAAGGTGCTGCGATTTTTCGACTGCAAGAGCACACTGATCGTTTGTTTGATTCAGCGCATATTCTTAATATGCCTATGCCTTATAGCAAGGATGAAATCAATGCGGCTGTTATTCAGGCGGTTGCTGAAAATAATCTGGATTCGGGCTATATCCGCCCAATGTGCTTTTATGGCTCCGAAGGCATGGGTCTGCGCGCCGATAATCTAAAAACCCATGTCATTGTCGCCGCCTGGGCTTGGGGCTCTTATATGGGCGAAGAGAATATGGCCAAAGGTATCCGAGTACGGACATCTTCGTATACACGCCATCGTACGAATATCACCATGTGCCGTGCCAAGACCAATGGTAATTATGTTAATTCAATGATGGCGCTGAGCGAAGCCTTAGCAGTTGGCTGTGATGAGGCTTTGTTGCTTGATGTTGATGGATTCGTTGCCGAAGGCAGTGGCGAGAATATTTTCATCATAAAAAATAATATCCTGTATACGCCAGATTTGAGCTCTGCCTTGGATGGTATTACGCGTGATACCATGTTTACCTTGGCGCGCGAATCAGGCTATGAGGTGATAGAAAAACGTATTAGTCGTGATGAAGTCTATGTTGCTGATGAGGCCTTTTTTACCGGCAGTGCAGCCGAAGTAACACCCATTCGCGAGCTTGATGGGCGTGCCATTGGCCAGGGTGGTCGTGGTCCAGTGACCGAAGAGTTGCAAGCATTGTACTTTGACCAAGTTCATGGGCGCCGCACTGAACATGCACAATGGTTGAGTTACGTTAACAGCTAGCCTGGTGTTATAACTATGACTTTAAGTCGTTTGGAGAGAGTGTTTTGGCACAGATGAATACACCGGGAAATACATCGGGCAACACCGATCTTATTGAGCCGAATGCGCAAAACCGCTATGAAGTGACTCAAGCAGACTTGCCATTACATTGCCCTATGCCCAGCATGAGCCTATGGAACTCGCATCCGCGAGTATTTTTGCAAGTTGAAGAAAAAGGTGAAGTGAAGTGCCCATATTGTGGCGCTGACTACATCTTGGTTGAGCAGAGTTAAATTTTCCCTTACTAAGAGCCTGTCGAACTTAGGATGAATCTACTGCGGAGACATTGAGTTTCTGCAATTGTAATCAATAAAATTGATATTCTTGTAATAAGGAAGACGTATTAATATTGCTCGCCCACAAAGTAACCTCATAATAGATAAGGCTTTGGCTGAATATCCTCGTTTATCTAAAGCTGTATATTTATTGCTCGTTGCCCTATTTTTATTTAGCTTTGTTTCCAAAGCGGGCATAAATATTTTTTCTGGGTTGGCTTATCTATGTTCCGTGGTTTTGCTTTGGCGGCTTGGCTTGAGATCGTTGCGCGATTACCCGTGGTGGGTGCTTTTTTTAATACCCGTTTTAATAGGGATACCGCTGGCAGCGTTAACTGAAGCAGGTGGAATCTACGAAATAGGGCAATATCTAACGCGTTTTAAATTTTTCATTTTACCTATAGCCATTATCTTGGTAGCTCGTAACAAAAACGCCTCAATGGGTTTGCTTGTTGCTGTATGGGTGTCTGCGCTAATAGCTACTCTTTATGGATTCAGCCAGTCCGAGCAAAGAGTGTTAGGAGGGTTTGAAGGTTTTCACTTTATTCTACGTAACGCAGATATGTTGGTTATTGTCATATTGACGTTAATAGTATTTTTATTTGACGAGCATTTTAGACAGCAATATGGCAATTGGTTCTGGGTACTATTTCTATCGCTACTATTATTAAGCGCTGGGTTACTAATGAGCGCTGCTCGTGGGGCCTGGCTAGGGTGTTTTCTTGGTATGGTGGTGTTCAGCCTTCTATTCTATAGACGATTCCTTATCATTATTGCCATTGCTATTGTTGCATCACTATTTTTTCTCGGTGAGAGTGAGTTTATACATGAAGCTAAATCAATATTTGATTTTAGCGCTAATTTTTCCAATAACGCGAGACTTCAACTATGGCAAGCAGGGTGGGATTTCTCACAGAAACAATTTTGGTTTGGAGCGGGTTATTCTCAGGTAGAACCATTATTTCTAGATCACTTTTTTAGTCAATCAGTTAGTTATCAACAACAGTACGCTCTTGCAGTCTTATTTCCATGGGATTTTCACAATAGTTATTTACAGATATTAGTAGAATGGGGCGCAGTTTTCTTTGGCATATTTATGCTCTGCGGCGCCGTGTTACTTGTTAACCTATACCGCTCTATACATAGAACGATGAAAGAAAATTGTGCGGTTGTGAAAGCGGCAGTCGTTGTTTCTTTTGGTTATCTGCCCATACAGTTCTTTCATAACGAACTTTATGGTTACGGTACGGTTATTTATTTATTATTGTTGACCGTAGCCTTGTCTGCAAAAACATGGGGATCCTCTGAGCAGGGCTTGCAGAGTAGTGAAATAGATGCTGCTTAGTAATAGTTTGTACAGAAAAATAGCGTTTTGTATTATTTATTACTATGCGTCAGCATAATTAATTACCTGGTTTGTTTAAAAAGACAAGTGAAAACACGGTGTCCTATCAATTATCAGTCATTATTATTACAAAAAATGAACAAGACCGGCTTGATCGATGTTTGCGCTCAGTCGCCGATATCGCAGACGAGATCATTGTGTTGGACAGTGGCAGTACGGATAATTCGGTAGCTATTGCGCAAACCTACACCGATAAAGTTTATATTACGGATTGGCCAGGTTATGGCCCGCAAAAGCAACGCGCTCTCGATATGACCATGTATGACTGGGTCTTGTCTATCGATGCTGATGAAGTCCTTACACCGGAGCTTGCAGATGAAATTCAAACCATACTTGCCACATCACCTGTAGAAGTGTCCTTTAAGATTCAATGGGCGGTGATGTTATTTGGCAAACAACTTGATTATGGTCGCAGCGCCCGTTTTGTTGAACGTTTATTCCGGCGCGAAGGCGCACAGTTTAGTGATGATTTAGTCCATGAAAAGATAATCCTACCTAAAGGTAAAACGTCTAAGCTAAAAAATCGTTTACTGCATTATTCAAACCGCGACTTTGAACATTTACTTAATAAGGCAAGTTTATATGCCAATCTTGGTGCAGAAAAAAGACATAAAGCAGGTCGTTATGGTGGCGGGCTTGCTGTCGCAGCACTGAGGTCAGTTTGGGTATTCTTTCAAATTTATATATTTCGCTTGGGGATCATTGATGGCGGGCGCGGTTTTTTAATGGCCATGATTTACGCGCAATACACCTTTAATAAATACGCTGGTGCTTGGGCCATGCGTGAAGATGAAAAACGTAAATAATGCCTCCCCTCGGCGAGGCCAACAAACCAATAAACATACGCCTGCGTAGTTAATGC from Gammaproteobacteria bacterium includes:
- a CDS encoding zinc-finger domain-containing protein; its protein translation is MNTPGNTSGNTDLIEPNAQNRYEVTQADLPLHCPMPSMSLWNSHPRVFLQVEEKGEVKCPYCGADYILVEQS
- a CDS encoding branched-chain amino acid transaminase, coding for MDDRDGVIWFDGELVPWRDAKIHVLTHTLHYGLGVFEGLRAYKTGKGAAIFRLQEHTDRLFDSAHILNMPMPYSKDEINAAVIQAVAENNLDSGYIRPMCFYGSEGMGLRADNLKTHVIVAAWAWGSYMGEENMAKGIRVRTSSYTRHRTNITMCRAKTNGNYVNSMMALSEALAVGCDEALLLDVDGFVAEGSGENIFIIKNNILYTPDLSSALDGITRDTMFTLARESGYEVIEKRISRDEVYVADEAFFTGSAAEVTPIRELDGRAIGQGGRGPVTEELQALYFDQVHGRRTEHAQWLSYVNS
- a CDS encoding PilT/PilU family type 4a pilus ATPase; its protein translation is MEFKDYLKILVLKEGSDLYLTTGAYPSIKTQGVLTPIESSPLPPGRVKAMAMALMNEEQQASFAQAPEMNLAVSEHGTGRFRVNIFQQRHEVGMVVRSINTVIPSIESLGLPQILKKQIMEKRGLILFVGGTGSGKSTSLASLIDYRNTNSGGHIITIEDPIEFVHSHKKSIINQREIGFDTNSYADALKNTLRQAPDVILIGEIRDRETMEHAIAFAETGHLVLSTLHANSANQAFGRIINFFPEERRQQLLSDLSLNMRAFISQRLV
- a CDS encoding glycosyltransferase family 2 protein; protein product: MSYQLSVIIITKNEQDRLDRCLRSVADIADEIIVLDSGSTDNSVAIAQTYTDKVYITDWPGYGPQKQRALDMTMYDWVLSIDADEVLTPELADEIQTILATSPVEVSFKIQWAVMLFGKQLDYGRSARFVERLFRREGAQFSDDLVHEKIILPKGKTSKLKNRLLHYSNRDFEHLLNKASLYANLGAEKRHKAGRYGGGLAVAALRSVWVFFQIYIFRLGIIDGGRGFLMAMIYAQYTFNKYAGAWAMREDEKRK
- a CDS encoding O-antigen ligase family protein; amino-acid sequence: MAEYPRLSKAVYLLLVALFLFSFVSKAGINIFSGLAYLCSVVLLWRLGLRSLRDYPWWVLFLIPVLIGIPLAALTEAGGIYEIGQYLTRFKFFILPIAIILVARNKNASMGLLVAVWVSALIATLYGFSQSEQRVLGGFEGFHFILRNADMLVIVILTLIVFLFDEHFRQQYGNWFWVLFLSLLLLSAGLLMSAARGAWLGCFLGMVVFSLLFYRRFLIIIAIAIVASLFFLGESEFIHEAKSIFDFSANFSNNARLQLWQAGWDFSQKQFWFGAGYSQVEPLFLDHFFSQSVSYQQQYALAVLFPWDFHNSYLQILVEWGAVFFGIFMLCGAVLLVNLYRSIHRTMKENCAVVKAAVVVSFGYLPIQFFHNELYGYGTVIYLLLLTVALSAKTWGSSEQGLQSSEIDAA